A genomic window from Caldalkalibacillus salinus includes:
- a CDS encoding FAD-binding oxidoreductase encodes MKVITTTVINELHSIISEPERVLTDEADRYSYAFDASFGVYLPDVVVQPKSAQEVAQVMKIANQHLIPVYPRGQGTSLSGGPLPVKGGIVLDVAQWNQTLDIDTDNMLAVVSPGVLTAHINQAAQEYGLMYPPDPSSSHVSTIAGNLAENAGGPKGLKYGVTKDYVIGLEVVTPEGEIIRTGGKTVKNVTGYDLTKLIVGSEGTLGVITEATLRLMPQPPASQTLMAMFEDIVDSGTAISKILSAGIIPAKMELMDQASIVAVEEYEPLGLPTDVEALLLIELDGHPQAIAEEMTQVQTLCQEVGARQTKIANDTEEAQELWRARKLVSPAIVRVKPTKISEDATVPRSKIPDMFRRLKEIKEKYQVDLVVFGHAGDGNLHPNIIADKRDNEEMQRVEQAVGEIFEAAVALGGTLSGEHGIGTMKAPFMELELGKVGLDMMKRIKQSWDPNNILNPGKIFPEPGQKLVLRDE; translated from the coding sequence ATGAAAGTGATTACAACAACGGTGATTAATGAGCTCCATTCCATTATATCGGAACCAGAGCGAGTATTAACGGATGAGGCAGACCGCTATAGCTACGCCTTTGATGCTTCATTCGGTGTATATCTGCCCGACGTCGTGGTTCAACCCAAGTCCGCGCAAGAAGTGGCTCAGGTTATGAAAATAGCAAATCAACACCTTATTCCCGTGTACCCCAGAGGACAAGGCACTAGTTTAAGCGGGGGGCCTCTACCGGTGAAAGGTGGCATTGTTCTTGATGTAGCGCAGTGGAATCAGACCTTAGACATTGACACTGACAATATGCTGGCTGTGGTCTCTCCCGGTGTGTTAACGGCTCATATTAATCAAGCGGCTCAAGAATATGGGTTGATGTACCCCCCAGATCCCTCTAGCTCCCATGTATCCACCATCGCAGGCAATCTTGCTGAAAATGCTGGAGGACCTAAGGGACTCAAGTATGGTGTGACCAAGGATTATGTCATAGGGCTAGAGGTTGTCACACCTGAGGGAGAGATTATTCGTACAGGCGGAAAAACAGTCAAAAATGTGACCGGCTACGATTTGACTAAACTTATCGTAGGTTCAGAAGGCACGCTAGGCGTGATCACAGAAGCGACTTTACGTTTGATGCCTCAACCTCCAGCTTCACAAACGCTGATGGCTATGTTTGAGGACATTGTCGATTCAGGAACTGCCATATCTAAAATTCTAAGTGCCGGTATCATCCCGGCCAAGATGGAGCTGATGGACCAGGCTTCTATTGTGGCTGTTGAGGAATATGAACCTCTGGGATTACCCACTGACGTTGAGGCACTGCTACTCATTGAATTAGATGGACACCCACAAGCGATTGCAGAGGAAATGACACAGGTACAAACCTTATGTCAGGAAGTGGGGGCACGACAAACAAAGATAGCAAACGATACAGAAGAAGCACAAGAATTGTGGCGGGCGAGAAAGCTCGTATCGCCAGCGATCGTACGTGTGAAACCGACCAAGATATCGGAGGATGCGACCGTGCCACGAAGTAAAATCCCCGATATGTTCCGGCGCTTAAAAGAAATCAAAGAGAAATACCAGGTAGACCTCGTTGTCTTTGGGCATGCGGGTGATGGTAATTTACACCCCAATATCATTGCCGATAAGAGAGATAATGAAGAGATGCAACGCGTTGAACAAGCGGTTGGCGAGATTTTTGAAGCGGCTGTTGCACTGGGTGGTACTTTATCAGGTGAGCATGGTATCGGAACGATGAAAGCCCCGTTTATGGAATTGGAGCTGGGAAAGGTAGGGTTGGACATGATGAAGAGAATTAAGCAAAGCTGGGACCCCAATAACATCTTAAACCCGGGTAAAATTTTTCCCGAACCGGGACAGAAATTAGTGTTGCGTGATGAATAA
- a CDS encoding aldehyde dehydrogenase family protein, translated as MQHHYHQLLQQQKQYFHNGHTKEVTFRIRQLKNLKKALQQNEKAIMKALRQDLNKSEFEAYLTEVGFLYKEINEAIKNVKNWSKPHKVKTTLTHMGAKGVIYPEPYGVSLIISPWNYPVNLTIAPLIGAISAGCCAIVKPSEQTPHTSHALTQIINNTFDPEYIVAVEGAVQTSEALLELNFDHIFFTGSEAVGKIVMEKAAQHLTPVTLELGGKSPTVVHHDAQLDMAAKRLAWGKWTNAGQTCVAPDYLIVHQQVKAPLLKALVHHIQALYGTNVLENEDYPMIVNDQHVERLSHYLGEGDIYYGGEMDKEKRVIGPTIIENVSWDSSVMRDEIFGPILPVFVYEHEQDVIEMIRKRPHPLALYLFTESDSMVQYINSQFQFGGGCVNDVLYHLGTSQLPFGGVGSSGMGAYHGKHSFDAFTHHKSLLHQSTKFDIPLRYGQMKAALNILKKLIK; from the coding sequence GTGCAGCATCACTACCATCAATTATTGCAGCAGCAAAAACAATACTTCCATAATGGCCATACAAAAGAGGTTACGTTTAGAATAAGGCAACTCAAAAATTTAAAAAAAGCGCTCCAACAGAATGAAAAAGCGATCATGAAGGCCCTCCGTCAAGACCTTAATAAGTCCGAATTTGAAGCGTATCTGACAGAGGTCGGATTCCTGTATAAAGAAATTAACGAGGCCATTAAGAACGTTAAAAACTGGTCCAAACCGCATAAAGTGAAAACCACTCTCACGCATATGGGGGCAAAAGGGGTCATCTATCCTGAACCCTACGGCGTATCACTCATCATTTCACCTTGGAATTACCCTGTTAACCTGACGATTGCACCACTTATCGGTGCCATCTCAGCAGGGTGTTGTGCCATCGTCAAGCCGTCCGAACAGACTCCTCATACCTCACATGCTCTTACACAGATCATAAACAACACATTCGACCCTGAATATATTGTCGCCGTTGAAGGTGCAGTGCAGACGAGCGAGGCGCTATTGGAGCTCAACTTTGATCATATCTTTTTTACAGGTAGCGAAGCCGTTGGTAAAATTGTCATGGAAAAAGCGGCTCAACACTTAACCCCTGTCACCCTTGAACTAGGGGGAAAAAGCCCCACGGTTGTACACCACGATGCACAACTCGATATGGCCGCTAAGCGTCTAGCTTGGGGAAAATGGACTAACGCTGGTCAAACGTGTGTGGCGCCGGATTATCTTATCGTTCATCAGCAGGTGAAGGCACCTTTATTAAAAGCACTCGTGCATCATATACAAGCCTTGTACGGTACAAATGTACTGGAGAACGAAGATTACCCGATGATTGTAAACGACCAACATGTTGAGCGGTTGTCTCACTACTTAGGTGAAGGAGATATTTATTATGGGGGAGAGATGGACAAGGAGAAACGCGTCATTGGACCGACGATCATTGAAAATGTATCCTGGGACTCAAGTGTGATGCGGGATGAAATTTTCGGTCCCATTTTACCCGTATTCGTGTATGAACATGAACAAGACGTCATAGAGATGATCAGGAAGCGCCCTCATCCATTAGCGTTATACTTGTTTACAGAGAGCGACAGTATGGTGCAGTACATTAACAGTCAGTTTCAATTCGGGGGTGGGTGTGTCAATGATGTTCTTTACCATTTGGGGACGTCTCAGTTGCCATTCGGTGGTGTGGGATCTAGTGGAATGGGGGCCTACCACGGAAAGCATAGTTTTGACGCCTTCACTCACCACAAAAGCCTATTGCACCAATCCACTAAGTTTGATATTCCTTTGCGTTATGGTCAGATGAAAGCCGCCTTAAATATACTTAAGAAATTGATAAAATAA
- a CDS encoding TRAP transporter permease has product MNSQRDGAQADVQLDKEAGGGMRHLTGKQGHMLAFMAVALSVFSIYVNAFTNIQEIYRNAAFLGMLFMLTFLLYPATKRGSRDKFNIFDLGLLSLGLIGVGYILYFYSTIHGEQMSQGMTRDYIFAVITILLLIEAARRSIGFFIPVLSVLAILYALFGPYLPSMFAHAGFSIERLLYRMYMTTEGVFGLTLSIASTYIVLFILFGAFLGASGASRLFNDLAIAIAGQRRGGPAQVAVLSSSLTGSLNGSAVANVATTGSFTIPLMKGIGLKPRFAGAVEAAASTGGMMMPPIMGAAAFIMAGFLGISYLVVILAAIIPTILYYVSLMISIDLEAKKQGLKGMSKESIPQVWEVLKERGMLLLPIMIVIGSLLMGRTPLYAGFAGIVSVIVASWLTKNKDNRITLSKAWQALVDGAKGTIQVGIACASIGIIIAVVTMTGLGSAIAYNVLALSGGVKFVILLLVMLTCIVLSMGLPSTALYIVVAVTAAPALIEADIHPVAAHFFVFWFGVLSNITPPVALASYTAAGIAGADAMKTSWTALRLTLPGFIIPFMIAYNPVMVMQSESGGSASPVEVILTLVTGLIGVFALCVAVNNYLSRTLFIYERIGFASGSFLLIKPGLMTDMTGFAITGVLLLIHWMSTKRKTDIDDSAMTTETSS; this is encoded by the coding sequence ATGAATAGTCAGAGAGATGGCGCTCAGGCTGACGTGCAGTTAGACAAAGAAGCGGGAGGGGGCATGCGTCACCTCACGGGTAAGCAGGGACATATGTTGGCTTTCATGGCTGTCGCATTATCAGTCTTCTCTATCTATGTCAATGCGTTTACGAACATTCAGGAGATTTATCGTAACGCTGCTTTCCTAGGTATGCTGTTCATGCTCACCTTTCTGCTTTATCCAGCAACCAAGAGAGGGTCAAGAGATAAGTTTAACATCTTTGATCTGGGATTATTAAGCTTAGGGCTTATTGGCGTAGGCTATATTTTATACTTTTATTCTACAATTCACGGTGAGCAGATGTCCCAGGGGATGACCAGAGACTATATTTTTGCAGTGATCACTATCCTACTCCTGATAGAAGCGGCACGGCGTTCAATCGGTTTTTTCATCCCTGTTCTTAGTGTCCTGGCCATACTATACGCGTTGTTTGGTCCTTATCTTCCAAGTATGTTTGCGCATGCAGGATTCTCGATTGAGAGACTATTGTATCGCATGTATATGACCACAGAAGGTGTCTTCGGGTTGACGCTTTCCATTGCCTCTACCTATATTGTGCTCTTTATTTTGTTCGGTGCTTTTTTAGGGGCGAGTGGGGCTTCAAGATTATTTAATGACTTAGCGATTGCCATTGCAGGACAAAGACGAGGAGGGCCTGCTCAAGTTGCCGTGTTATCTAGTTCTTTAACAGGGTCCTTGAATGGGAGTGCTGTCGCGAACGTAGCCACAACGGGGAGTTTTACCATCCCTTTAATGAAAGGCATTGGATTGAAACCTCGCTTTGCTGGTGCGGTAGAGGCAGCCGCTTCAACTGGGGGAATGATGATGCCTCCGATTATGGGGGCAGCCGCTTTTATTATGGCTGGATTTTTGGGTATATCGTACTTAGTTGTTATTTTAGCAGCGATTATTCCGACTATTCTGTACTACGTTTCCTTGATGATTAGTATTGACTTAGAAGCGAAGAAGCAAGGTCTGAAGGGTATGAGTAAGGAATCTATCCCTCAGGTATGGGAGGTCCTTAAGGAAAGGGGCATGCTTCTTCTCCCGATTATGATTGTCATTGGATCGCTTCTGATGGGGAGAACCCCGCTTTATGCTGGGTTTGCGGGTATCGTTTCAGTGATTGTCGCAAGTTGGTTAACCAAGAACAAAGACAATCGCATAACCTTATCGAAGGCGTGGCAAGCGTTAGTAGATGGAGCCAAAGGAACGATACAAGTTGGGATAGCCTGTGCCTCCATCGGTATTATCATTGCTGTCGTGACAATGACGGGATTAGGTTCAGCGATCGCTTATAATGTCTTGGCTCTCTCAGGTGGCGTCAAGTTTGTTATCCTCCTGCTCGTCATGCTCACCTGTATTGTCCTAAGTATGGGTTTACCGTCAACGGCGTTATACATCGTCGTTGCTGTGACAGCAGCACCAGCACTAATCGAAGCAGATATTCATCCTGTTGCTGCTCACTTCTTCGTTTTTTGGTTCGGCGTACTGTCTAATATTACACCGCCTGTGGCATTAGCGTCTTATACGGCGGCTGGTATAGCTGGAGCTGACGCCATGAAAACATCATGGACAGCACTAAGGTTAACGTTACCAGGTTTCATCATTCCGTTTATGATCGCTTATAATCCAGTGATGGTCATGCAGTCTGAATCAGGGGGTTCAGCTTCCCCAGTTGAAGTGATATTAACGCTTGTGACAGGGTTAATAGGGGTATTTGCCCTATGTGTTGCGGTCAATAATTACCTTTCTAGAACACTGTTCATCTATGAGAGAATCGGCTTTGCATCAGGGTCTTTTTTACTCATTAAACCAGGACTGATGACGGATATGACAGGTTTCGCTATCACAGGTGTGTTACTCCTTATTCACTGGATGAGCACAAAGCGAAAAACGGATATAGACGATAGCGCAATGACAACTGAAACGTCATCTTAA
- a CDS encoding DUF4269 domain-containing protein, with protein sequence MTNPVFTPINSLRRGNPTQRDAYKVLESLGVMHDFATYNPILCGTIPIGINVDTSDLDIIMEVPKHQFQVFEEKLLEYYADKEDFTIKRTTIRGQSVIKANFCYHGFDFELFGQPQPVQQQYAYLHMVIEHHILKEAPELKSQIINLKKQGLKTEPAFCQVLGLRGDPYERLIEYGRQRGMI encoded by the coding sequence ATGACAAATCCGGTGTTCACACCAATAAACTCTCTGAGACGAGGTAATCCAACTCAACGAGATGCTTATAAGGTATTGGAAAGTTTAGGCGTCATGCACGACTTTGCTACATATAACCCTATCCTATGTGGCACCATTCCAATTGGTATCAACGTAGATACATCAGACTTAGACATTATTATGGAAGTTCCTAAACATCAGTTTCAGGTCTTCGAAGAAAAATTACTCGAATATTATGCAGATAAAGAAGACTTTACGATCAAGAGGACCACGATCAGGGGACAATCTGTTATTAAAGCCAACTTCTGTTACCATGGGTTTGATTTTGAGCTTTTTGGTCAACCACAACCCGTTCAGCAACAGTATGCTTACTTACATATGGTTATTGAGCATCATATACTAAAGGAAGCACCAGAGTTGAAAAGTCAGATTATTAATCTTAAAAAGCAGGGGCTTAAAACAGAACCCGCTTTTTGTCAGGTCCTTGGACTAAGAGGAGACCCTTATGAAAGACTCATAGAGTATGGTAGGCAAAGAGGAATGATATAG
- a CDS encoding Bcr/CflA family efflux MFS transporter yields MLQNPTGKERLGLALLLGMLAVLGPLNIDMYLPSFLDIAEDFGARASQVQLSLTACLLGLAVGQVFIGPISDAQGRRKPLLISISLFALSSILCAVAPNITTLILARFLQGFTASAGIVLSRAVVRDVFSGRALTKFFALLMVINAVAPLAAPVAGGAILALPFASWHTIFYFLGFLGVLIVLVVATRLQETLPPEKRIPSTIGETIRTMGSLLKDRSFIGYALTVGFIHGGSFAYVAGTPFVYQDIYGVSPQVFSVLFGINGIAIITGSFIIGRFGGIIHERSLLRAAVMIAVSATSLLLFMTIIEGPLAMLVIPIFIYMTSMGMILTSSFTLAMQNQAHRAGSASAVLGTFPLLLGSIVAPLVGINEASAIPMGATLFLTASIGAIAFFKLTKQVQVQTDEP; encoded by the coding sequence ATGCTTCAAAACCCAACAGGAAAAGAGCGTCTGGGATTAGCGTTACTCCTCGGGATGCTGGCCGTGTTAGGGCCGCTTAACATTGATATGTATCTACCAAGCTTTCTAGACATAGCGGAGGATTTTGGGGCGCGTGCCTCGCAGGTCCAACTGAGTTTAACGGCCTGTCTACTCGGGCTCGCTGTCGGTCAGGTATTTATTGGACCTATCAGTGATGCTCAAGGTAGACGGAAGCCTCTGCTCATCTCTATATCCCTATTTGCCTTATCTTCCATTCTCTGTGCTGTAGCGCCGAATATCACCACGTTGATCTTGGCCCGTTTTTTACAGGGGTTTACAGCTTCAGCTGGTATTGTCCTTTCTCGTGCCGTCGTACGTGATGTGTTTAGCGGGAGAGCATTAACGAAATTCTTTGCGCTGTTAATGGTCATCAATGCCGTGGCACCATTGGCAGCCCCGGTCGCAGGAGGCGCCATTCTGGCACTACCGTTCGCAAGCTGGCACACGATCTTTTATTTTCTCGGTTTTCTCGGTGTGTTAATCGTTTTGGTCGTGGCCACGCGCCTACAGGAAACCTTACCGCCGGAAAAAAGGATTCCCAGTACCATAGGGGAAACGATTCGTACTATGGGAAGCTTACTGAAAGACCGTTCTTTTATCGGTTACGCTTTGACGGTCGGATTTATTCACGGGGGAAGCTTTGCCTATGTAGCAGGTACACCTTTTGTGTATCAAGATATTTATGGTGTGTCCCCACAAGTGTTTAGTGTGTTGTTCGGCATTAACGGTATCGCCATTATCACGGGAAGTTTTATCATTGGGCGTTTTGGGGGCATTATACATGAACGCAGCTTACTTCGAGCAGCTGTCATGATCGCTGTAAGTGCGACGTCACTGTTGCTCTTCATGACTATTATAGAGGGGCCATTGGCGATGCTGGTCATTCCTATTTTTATATACATGACGTCGATGGGCATGATTTTGACAAGTTCGTTCACGTTGGCGATGCAAAACCAAGCTCATCGTGCAGGTAGTGCGAGTGCTGTATTAGGCACGTTCCCATTACTCTTGGGTTCTATCGTTGCACCCCTCGTCGGTATTAATGAGGCGTCAGCCATCCCGATGGGAGCCACGTTATTTTTGACAGCTTCCATAGGGGCTATCGCTTTCTTTAAGTTAACAAAGCAAGTCCAAGTCCAAACAGACGAACCATAA
- a CDS encoding FadR/GntR family transcriptional regulator translates to MIVRKKVSHQVYEELVKMIKNGTLPPNSKLPSEMELAKMFGVSRSPIREALSVLAASGLIESRQGGGSWVREINLVNMLEKVTFEMVEIQEVHQLLEMRMIIETEAAALAAQRYQAEDLYQLQSALEAFRQTIHDEHNIGYHADFEFHRVIVKASYNPFLVQTIDHLADLHRKALSFSLKKNLGIPRKREEVVKEHEAIYEAIKERDTDKARKAMKHHLTVVRLKLGDTSISQ, encoded by the coding sequence ATGATTGTAAGGAAAAAGGTATCGCATCAAGTATATGAAGAGCTTGTCAAAATGATCAAAAATGGGACCCTGCCGCCAAATAGCAAACTCCCCTCTGAAATGGAATTGGCTAAGATGTTTGGGGTAAGCCGTTCACCTATCAGGGAGGCTCTGAGTGTATTAGCTGCCAGTGGTTTAATAGAATCACGGCAGGGCGGGGGCAGTTGGGTGAGAGAGATCAATCTTGTTAATATGCTTGAGAAAGTCACGTTTGAGATGGTTGAAATACAAGAAGTACACCAATTGCTAGAGATGCGCATGATCATCGAGACAGAAGCAGCAGCGCTAGCGGCACAACGCTATCAGGCGGAAGATTTATATCAACTTCAAAGTGCATTAGAGGCTTTTCGGCAAACGATTCACGATGAGCACAACATTGGCTATCATGCAGACTTTGAGTTTCATCGTGTCATCGTCAAAGCTTCGTATAATCCATTTTTGGTCCAAACCATAGATCATTTAGCAGACTTACATCGGAAAGCACTCAGCTTTTCCTTGAAGAAAAATCTTGGCATACCTAGAAAAAGAGAAGAAGTAGTCAAGGAACATGAAGCGATCTATGAAGCGATAAAAGAACGAGATACGGATAAAGCACGCAAAGCGATGAAGCATCATCTCACAGTGGTACGTCTCAAACTGGGGGATACGAGTATCTCTCAGTAA
- a CDS encoding TAXI family TRAP transporter solute-binding subunit, with translation MLLTKKKGSYILICLLILSLMAACGSGETGGSGGNQFITIATATTGGTYYPIGVGMGNLWSEMLEEEGIKATGQSSAGSVENIDLLRNGEAEFAILQGLIGAQAYTGTGNFEGNAYDGLRTVSMLWPNVEHFVLMESAIETGTIADIEGASFSVGPQASGTEQSTLVIMEALGLTKDDISPEYLGYDDTISAMRDGRLEGGSLPAGTPVAAITDMYASGVDASVLNVTDEQIEAVNNIYDTWYRFDIPSGTYPGVEEEIHTIAQPNLLAVSGDLDEETVYLLTKTLYENLDYIYEVHNSAKNMTLETALDGLPAPLHIGAYNYFSDQGLDIPDELVPPEAE, from the coding sequence ATGTTGCTGACTAAGAAAAAAGGTAGCTATATCCTGATTTGTTTATTAATTCTGTCTCTGATGGCTGCATGCGGATCTGGTGAAACGGGTGGCAGTGGGGGTAACCAATTCATTACCATTGCCACAGCAACCACAGGGGGAACCTACTACCCGATTGGGGTCGGAATGGGTAATCTCTGGTCTGAGATGTTAGAGGAAGAAGGAATTAAAGCAACGGGGCAATCTTCTGCAGGTTCTGTTGAGAATATCGATCTTTTACGTAATGGGGAAGCAGAATTTGCCATTCTACAAGGGCTTATAGGCGCTCAAGCTTACACTGGTACGGGTAACTTTGAGGGAAATGCGTATGATGGATTACGTACGGTTTCTATGCTCTGGCCGAATGTTGAGCATTTTGTATTAATGGAAAGTGCGATTGAGACGGGAACGATCGCTGATATTGAGGGGGCTTCCTTCTCAGTCGGACCACAAGCCAGTGGTACCGAACAGTCCACACTCGTGATAATGGAAGCGCTAGGCTTAACGAAGGATGATATTAGTCCAGAGTATTTGGGTTATGATGATACGATCTCTGCTATGCGTGATGGACGTCTTGAAGGAGGATCATTACCAGCGGGTACACCTGTTGCGGCTATTACTGATATGTACGCAAGTGGTGTGGATGCATCCGTATTAAATGTGACAGATGAACAGATTGAAGCGGTAAATAATATCTATGATACCTGGTATAGATTCGATATACCAAGTGGTACATACCCAGGTGTAGAGGAAGAAATCCATACGATTGCTCAACCCAATTTACTTGCCGTCTCAGGGGACCTCGATGAAGAAACCGTGTATTTGTTGACAAAAACATTATATGAAAATCTTGATTATATCTACGAGGTTCATAATTCAGCCAAAAACATGACATTGGAAACAGCTTTAGACGGTTTACCCGCACCGCTACACATTGGTGCTTATAACTACTTCTCTGATCAAGGCCTAGATATACCAGACGAACTGGTACCGCCTGAAGCGGAGTAG